The following are from one region of the Actinomyces sp. oral taxon 897 genome:
- a CDS encoding phosphoenolpyruvate carboxylase yields MPTDITAPQDPAPTAGQRPRTLARARRRDLAALEARTELAHATDQARALLAASAMHNLAALGALADQLYQVTPTAAPYYDAIIHTYAATAARTITTL; encoded by the coding sequence GTGCCCACCGACATCACCGCCCCGCAGGACCCTGCTCCCACGGCCGGCCAGCGCCCCCGGACCCTGGCGCGCGCCCGACGCCGCGACCTGGCCGCCCTGGAGGCGCGCACCGAGCTGGCTCACGCCACGGACCAGGCCCGAGCCCTCCTGGCCGCCAGCGCCATGCACAACCTCGCCGCCCTGGGCGCCCTGGCGGACCAGCTCTACCAGGTCACCCCCACGGCCGCCCCCTACTACGACGCCATCATCCACACCTACGCCGCCACCGCCGCCCGGACCATCACCACCCTCTAG
- a CDS encoding type IV secretory system conjugative DNA transfer family protein gives MNGTWQWQELAWDSPAAPAVGAAALERLATAVEVGPVVLELRAWAGGECWLVGCRPGRAVELEQLLGHHLPARLHRPQRQRPAVGQAVRLQVRGSHVSTSADRVVAATRALYACLSGLHEDQQAVVQLLIGRRLPSSSFTGPPAPGWRELFLGQPAPRSPERPTRTTSEQHGAAACLRLGHTGTPAQAHQLFSRLLGALRIVETPRARFRLSAETPDRLNRVSRPWAWPLRLRSGQLAALCGWPIGEPPLPLLGDLHPRLLPPPASLVRSERVIGLTSTPGCRQPVAIPIRDAVFHTHLLGPTGTGKSTVLLSLALADVEAHRAVLLLDPKGDLATDLLARVPEGRHEDVVVIDPTNPAPVGLNPLAGPARLAPVTADSLLGTLAALFREHWGVRTADVLNAALLTLARTPGANLLWLPPLLTDPAFRRRVLDDQDDPLGTGAFWAAYEAKRPQAQAVEIAPVLNKLRQLILRPHLRAVLGQSAPRFTVEELFTRKRIVVVNLNRGLLGAEAARLLGSLLVGQLWSRLLARQALPPERRHVVSVYIDEAHDFINGLPGDLSEALAQARSLGGALHLAHQYRAQLSPSMVQALETNARNKIYFGLSGTDAAAAAHLAPGLEAQDFIGLPAYHAYATLMQQGRSTGWLSVTTRPAPPARQEPASLYAASHQRYGVPAARTEQQLLALTSRTQQTNHHPHPPPNQPDEPDQPDPIGRRRR, from the coding sequence GTGAACGGGACCTGGCAGTGGCAGGAGCTGGCCTGGGACAGCCCGGCAGCACCCGCGGTGGGCGCAGCGGCGCTGGAGCGCCTGGCTACCGCCGTCGAGGTGGGGCCGGTGGTGCTGGAGCTGCGGGCCTGGGCCGGTGGGGAGTGCTGGCTGGTCGGCTGCCGGCCGGGTCGGGCCGTTGAGCTCGAGCAGCTGCTGGGCCATCACCTGCCGGCACGGCTGCACCGTCCTCAGCGACAGCGCCCGGCGGTGGGCCAGGCGGTACGGCTGCAGGTCCGCGGCAGCCATGTCAGCACGTCAGCGGATCGTGTCGTAGCGGCGACCCGGGCGCTGTACGCCTGCCTGAGCGGCCTGCACGAGGACCAGCAGGCGGTGGTGCAGCTGCTGATCGGACGCCGCCTGCCGTCGTCGTCCTTCACCGGGCCACCAGCACCGGGCTGGCGTGAGCTGTTCCTGGGCCAGCCCGCTCCGAGGTCACCGGAGCGTCCGACCAGGACGACCAGCGAGCAGCACGGGGCGGCGGCCTGCCTGCGCCTGGGACATACCGGCACGCCCGCCCAGGCGCACCAGTTGTTCTCCCGGTTGCTGGGGGCGCTGCGGATCGTCGAGACGCCCCGGGCCCGGTTCCGCCTGAGCGCCGAGACGCCAGACAGGCTCAACCGGGTGTCACGCCCGTGGGCCTGGCCGCTGCGTCTGCGCTCGGGGCAGCTGGCAGCCCTGTGCGGCTGGCCGATCGGCGAGCCACCGCTACCGCTCCTCGGCGACCTGCACCCGCGTCTGCTGCCACCACCAGCCAGTCTGGTGAGATCCGAGCGGGTCATCGGCCTGACCAGCACCCCAGGGTGCAGGCAGCCCGTCGCGATCCCGATTCGTGACGCGGTCTTCCACACCCATCTGCTGGGTCCCACCGGTACCGGGAAGTCAACCGTGCTGCTGTCCCTCGCCCTGGCCGACGTCGAGGCCCACCGGGCGGTGCTGCTGCTCGACCCCAAAGGCGACCTGGCGACCGACCTGCTGGCCCGCGTCCCGGAGGGCCGCCACGAGGACGTGGTGGTGATCGACCCGACCAATCCTGCTCCGGTGGGGTTGAATCCGTTGGCCGGGCCAGCCCGCCTGGCACCAGTGACCGCCGACAGCCTGCTGGGAACGCTGGCAGCACTGTTCCGTGAGCACTGGGGCGTCCGCACCGCCGACGTCCTCAACGCAGCACTGCTGACCCTGGCGCGCACGCCGGGCGCCAACCTGCTGTGGCTGCCGCCGCTCCTGACCGACCCGGCCTTCCGGCGCCGGGTACTGGACGACCAGGACGACCCGCTGGGCACCGGCGCCTTCTGGGCCGCCTACGAGGCCAAGAGACCACAGGCGCAGGCGGTGGAGATCGCCCCGGTGCTCAACAAGCTGCGCCAGCTCATCCTGCGGCCCCACCTGCGCGCCGTTCTGGGACAGAGCGCTCCACGCTTCACGGTCGAGGAGCTGTTCACCCGCAAACGGATCGTGGTGGTCAACCTCAACCGCGGCCTGCTCGGGGCGGAGGCCGCCCGCCTACTGGGAAGCCTGCTGGTCGGACAGCTGTGGTCACGGCTGCTGGCCCGCCAGGCGCTACCGCCCGAACGCCGCCACGTCGTCTCCGTCTACATCGACGAGGCCCACGACTTCATCAACGGCCTGCCCGGCGACCTGTCCGAGGCACTGGCCCAGGCCCGGTCCCTGGGCGGAGCCCTGCACCTGGCCCACCAGTACCGCGCCCAGCTCAGCCCGTCCATGGTCCAGGCCCTGGAGACCAACGCCCGCAACAAGATCTACTTCGGCCTGTCCGGCACCGACGCCGCCGCGGCCGCCCACCTGGCACCAGGACTGGAGGCCCAGGACTTCATCGGACTGCCCGCCTACCACGCCTACGCCACCCTGATGCAGCAGGGGCGGTCCACCGGCTGGCTGTCCGTCACCACCAGGCCCGCACCACCGGCCCGCCAGGAACCAGCGTCCCTGTACGCCGCCAGCCACCAGCGCTACGGCGTCCCAGCCGCCCGAACCGAGCAGCAGCTACTCGCCCTGACCAGCCGCACACAGCAGACGAACCACCACCCACACCCACCACCGAACCAACCGGACGAGCCCGACCAGCCGGACCCTATCGGCCGCCGACGCCGATAA
- a CDS encoding MT-A70 family methyltransferase — protein sequence MHDTGHHPQNNQGKDGPGAPAAYSGPRFRTILADPPWDTHQRGPLGASRHYDLMTLDQIRGLPVAQLAQPDAHLWLWVTNATLRAGYDLAEAWGFTPRSPLTWIKPRFTLGNYLRNATEHLLLATRGRAPVAYHSQPTWMFAPLQDHSHKPEEQFAVIERISHGPYLELFARRHPPSNRNWAVWGNQIPSDIHIPGYPVPRYSERAGRDENGRDHADRDRS from the coding sequence ATGCACGACACAGGACACCACCCCCAGAACAACCAGGGGAAGGACGGACCCGGCGCGCCCGCCGCCTACAGCGGCCCACGCTTCCGTACCATCCTGGCCGACCCGCCCTGGGACACCCACCAACGCGGGCCCCTTGGCGCCTCCCGTCACTACGACCTCATGACCCTCGACCAGATCCGCGGCCTCCCCGTGGCCCAGCTTGCCCAGCCGGACGCCCACCTGTGGCTGTGGGTCACCAACGCCACCCTGAGAGCCGGCTACGACCTGGCAGAGGCCTGGGGCTTCACCCCACGCTCCCCACTGACCTGGATCAAGCCGCGCTTCACCCTGGGCAACTACCTGCGCAACGCCACCGAGCACCTCCTCCTCGCCACCCGGGGGCGGGCACCCGTGGCATACCACTCCCAGCCGACCTGGATGTTCGCGCCCCTCCAGGACCACTCCCACAAGCCCGAGGAGCAGTTCGCCGTCATCGAGCGGATCAGCCACGGCCCCTACCTCGAGCTCTTCGCCAGACGCCACCCACCCAGCAACAGGAACTGGGCCGTCTGGGGCAACCAGATCCCCTCGGACATCCACATCCCCGGCTACCCCGTACCACGGTACAGCGAGAGAGCCGGACGGGACGAGAACGGGCGTGACCACGCAGACAGGGACAGGTCGTGA
- a CDS encoding replication-relaxation family protein — MNQSLNRPTTLDHPIYPRLLGLLQAHRFATTTQLARLTADAYTSLRSATRQTLRHLNQLLEQHLVTCLERRVGGWRGGSTAGIWALTTHGARTLTGRATRQRNQAVSTSFLAHLLAVTETRTIIDETVRQLPGTTATITTEPDCWRPHLGTAGQHLTLRPDLHAVVTSPGYQDHYFIEVDRDTENPARVITTCHRYQAYYATGIEQQAGGVFPVTLWIVPHDRRQRQLQRYLDAESDLNPHLFAVTTQQQLPEIITSGPPTTDQAEEDPS, encoded by the coding sequence ATGAACCAGTCCCTGAACCGACCCACCACTCTCGACCACCCGATCTACCCGCGCCTGCTGGGGCTGCTGCAGGCGCACAGGTTCGCCACCACCACCCAGCTGGCCCGACTGACCGCTGACGCCTACACCAGCCTGCGCTCGGCTACCCGTCAGACCCTGCGTCACCTCAACCAGCTGCTGGAGCAGCACCTGGTGACGTGCCTGGAACGCCGCGTCGGCGGCTGGCGGGGCGGCTCCACCGCCGGCATCTGGGCCCTGACCACCCACGGGGCACGCACCCTGACCGGCCGGGCCACACGCCAGCGCAACCAGGCCGTCTCGACCAGCTTCCTGGCCCATCTGCTGGCCGTCACCGAGACCCGCACCATTATCGACGAGACCGTCCGCCAGCTGCCCGGCACCACCGCCACCATCACCACCGAGCCGGACTGCTGGCGCCCCCACCTGGGCACGGCCGGCCAGCACCTGACCCTGCGACCCGACCTGCACGCCGTGGTCACCAGCCCCGGCTACCAGGACCACTACTTCATCGAGGTCGACCGAGACACCGAGAACCCAGCCCGCGTCATCACCACCTGCCACCGCTACCAGGCCTACTACGCCACCGGTATCGAGCAGCAGGCGGGCGGCGTCTTCCCGGTCACCCTGTGGATCGTCCCCCACGACAGGCGCCAGCGCCAGCTCCAGCGATACCTGGATGCCGAGTCCGATCTGAACCCCCACCTGTTCGCTGTCACCACCCAGCAACAGCTGCCGGAGATCATCACAAGTGGACCACCAACCACCGACCAGGCAGAGGAGGATCCCTCATGA
- a CDS encoding DUF6907 domain-containing protein: MHNHPVRVNRSCPAWCVAIHDPEDPPSDYLHEALCRGVPCVVLERRTNEDGAVLRNPAAATLYLEQYRYAADRDTWLYLGDGFHGFDLSPESARRLTAMLLMYLEEVNEMDEAV; the protein is encoded by the coding sequence ATGCACAACCACCCAGTCCGGGTGAACAGATCCTGTCCAGCCTGGTGTGTCGCCATCCACGATCCGGAGGATCCTCCGTCAGATTACCTGCACGAAGCTCTCTGCCGTGGGGTTCCCTGCGTCGTCCTAGAGCGGCGCACCAACGAGGACGGTGCCGTGTTACGTAACCCTGCTGCTGCAACATTGTACCTTGAACAGTACCGCTACGCTGCAGACCGTGATACCTGGCTCTACCTCGGAGACGGATTCCACGGCTTCGACCTGAGCCCGGAGAGCGCGCGGCGGCTGACAGCCATGCTGCTGATGTATCTGGAGGAGGTGAATGAGATGGATGAGGCGGTGTAG